The following proteins are co-located in the Candidatus Accumulibacter cognatus genome:
- a CDS encoding response regulator transcription factor, translating into MTPHAYLVDDDEAIRDSLSWLLESRGVACLSYPSAEDFLDVWQPELSGCLLLDIRMDGMSGPELFDVLCERGNRLPVIFLTGHGDVPMAVSALKKGAFDFVEKPCNDNELVNRVIEALQLDKDQRAAASGADSVNTLCSRLTTRERQVMERILAGKLNKVIADELQISMRTVEVHRANLFEKMGVRTAVELAQLLAGKR; encoded by the coding sequence ATGACCCCGCACGCCTATCTCGTCGACGACGACGAGGCCATCCGCGATTCACTCAGTTGGCTGCTCGAGTCACGTGGTGTCGCCTGCCTCAGCTACCCCTCGGCCGAGGACTTCCTGGACGTCTGGCAACCAGAGCTCAGCGGCTGCCTGCTGCTTGACATCCGCATGGACGGAATGAGCGGTCCAGAGCTGTTTGATGTCTTGTGCGAGCGTGGCAACCGCCTGCCGGTGATCTTTCTGACCGGTCATGGCGACGTGCCGATGGCCGTCTCGGCGCTCAAGAAAGGCGCTTTTGATTTTGTCGAGAAGCCCTGCAACGACAACGAACTCGTCAATCGCGTCATCGAAGCCCTGCAGCTCGACAAGGACCAGCGCGCTGCAGCATCGGGTGCGGATTCGGTCAATACCCTCTGCAGCCGCCTGACGACACGCGAGCGACAGGTCATGGAAAGGATTCTGGCCGGCAAGCTCAACAAGGTGATCGCCGACGAACTACAGATCAGCATGCGCACCGTCGAAGTCCATCGCGCCAATCTCTTCGAAAAAATGGGCGTCAGGACGGCTGTCGAACTGGCACAACTCCTGGCCGGAAAGCGTTGA
- the tilS gene encoding tRNA lysidine(34) synthetase TilS → MVGSPSRRSAELSQLPATRQIQQTLSAFLGTRVAPGARLCVGFSGGRDSLVLLHALVALRSSNPAFELSAVHVHHGLSASADAWAGFCSDFCKRCGVPLTIVRVEVPRGSAEGLEAAARRLRHAVFGGCSADWLALAHHRDDQVETMLFRLLRGAGVSGATGMPAERGQSGGPRLIRPLLDVPGAVIARYAQEQSLAWVEDESNGDSRYRRNYLRHEVMPRIEMQFPGAAESLARAGRHFAEAALLLEELAQADRALAATSSGRIGLARFNSLSTPRARNLLRSELLSAGFRAPAARWLDEALRQLSTVDAVSETCIRSADGEIHAYRGELHVCRRPSAVPAGDLPWCGEEELPWGADRVTFTPTTGAGINRHRLSGAPLRITSRQGGERLQPDPRRPLRTLKNLLQEAAVPPWERFRLPLLWSGEHLVWVAGIGVDAAFACPPGEPGLLLAWQRVVPPPAGHLFSQR, encoded by the coding sequence ATGGTCGGGTCACCGAGCAGGCGCAGCGCTGAACTTTCCCAGTTGCCAGCCACTCGGCAGATCCAGCAGACGCTCTCGGCATTCCTCGGCACGCGCGTGGCTCCTGGAGCGCGCTTGTGCGTCGGTTTTTCCGGTGGCCGCGACTCGCTGGTCCTGTTGCACGCGCTGGTTGCGTTGCGCTCGTCGAACCCGGCTTTTGAGTTGTCGGCGGTGCATGTCCATCATGGACTGAGCGCCAGTGCCGACGCTTGGGCCGGATTCTGTAGCGATTTCTGCAAGCGTTGCGGCGTGCCCCTCACAATCGTTCGCGTCGAGGTACCGCGGGGCAGTGCCGAAGGGCTGGAAGCCGCAGCGCGCCGCCTGCGACATGCGGTGTTTGGCGGCTGTTCTGCAGACTGGCTGGCGCTGGCGCATCATCGCGACGATCAGGTCGAGACGATGCTGTTCAGATTGCTGCGCGGTGCCGGGGTCAGTGGTGCCACCGGGATGCCCGCCGAACGAGGACAGAGCGGCGGCCCGCGGCTGATTCGTCCGCTGCTTGACGTGCCAGGCGCGGTGATCGCGCGTTACGCACAAGAGCAGTCGCTGGCCTGGGTGGAAGACGAGAGCAATGGCGATTCGCGCTACCGCCGGAACTACTTGCGGCATGAGGTGATGCCGCGCATCGAGATGCAGTTTCCCGGTGCGGCAGAGTCGCTGGCGCGTGCCGGGCGCCACTTTGCCGAAGCCGCGCTGCTGCTCGAGGAACTGGCGCAGGCCGATCGGGCGCTGGCGGCGACTTCCTCGGGGCGGATCGGTCTGGCCCGTTTCAATTCGCTGAGCACGCCAAGAGCGCGCAATCTGTTGCGTTCCGAGCTGCTTTCAGCGGGCTTTCGTGCCCCCGCGGCGCGCTGGCTTGATGAGGCCTTGCGCCAGTTGTCGACGGTCGATGCGGTTTCAGAAACCTGCATCCGCTCAGCCGATGGGGAAATCCACGCCTACCGGGGAGAATTGCATGTCTGTCGCCGGCCTTCAGCCGTTCCCGCGGGCGACCTGCCCTGGTGTGGTGAGGAGGAACTACCGTGGGGGGCTGACCGCGTCACATTCACGCCGACCACGGGCGCCGGCATCAACCGTCACAGGCTCTCCGGCGCGCCGCTCCGGATCACTTCCCGGCAAGGCGGTGAACGCCTGCAACCTGACCCTCGGCGACCCTTGAGAACCCTCAAGAATCTGCTGCAGGAGGCCGCCGTTCCACCCTGGGAACGGTTCCGCCTGCCACTGCTGTGGAGTGGTGAGCATTTGGTCTGGGTGGCCGGGATCGGCGTCGATGCGGCCTTTGCCTGTCCTCCGGGTGAGCCTGGACTCCTGCTAGCCTGGCAGAGGGTCGTTCCGCCGCCCGCCGGTCATCTGTTCTCGCAGCGCTGA
- a CDS encoding acetyl-CoA carboxylase carboxyltransferase subunit alpha — translation MKTSFLDFEQPVARIEERIESLRAAQEDSAVDISDAITRLEQKGQNLIREIYDRLSAWQVCQVARHPQRPYTLDYLRLIFTDFEELHGDRAFADDHAIVGGLARLHGDPVMVIGHQKGRDTREKIFRNFGMPRPEGYRKAMRLMRLAEKFGIPVLTFIDTPGAYPGIDAEERGQSEAIGRNLYVMAELQVPIVVTIIGEGGSGGALAIGVGDWVQMLQYSTYSVISPEGCASILWKSAEKASEAAEIMGITAARLHSLGLIDRIVSEPAGGAHRDHQAMAQNLQQALQEALQQLQTLPAADLLKARLDRLRGYGRVTEQAQR, via the coding sequence ATGAAAACCAGTTTTCTCGACTTTGAACAGCCCGTGGCCAGGATCGAGGAGCGGATCGAATCGCTGCGCGCGGCGCAGGAGGATTCCGCCGTCGATATTTCCGATGCCATCACGCGCCTCGAACAGAAGGGTCAGAACCTCATCCGGGAGATCTATGACCGGCTTTCGGCCTGGCAGGTCTGCCAGGTGGCACGGCATCCACAACGGCCTTACACGCTCGATTACCTGCGGCTGATCTTCACCGACTTCGAGGAACTGCACGGGGACCGGGCTTTTGCCGACGATCACGCGATCGTCGGCGGCCTGGCGCGCCTGCATGGCGATCCGGTGATGGTGATCGGCCACCAGAAGGGGCGAGACACCAGGGAGAAGATTTTCCGAAACTTCGGCATGCCGCGCCCGGAGGGCTATCGGAAGGCCATGCGCCTGATGCGCCTGGCCGAAAAGTTCGGCATTCCGGTGCTGACCTTCATCGACACCCCTGGCGCCTATCCTGGCATCGATGCCGAAGAGCGTGGCCAGTCCGAGGCCATCGGACGCAATCTCTATGTGATGGCGGAATTGCAGGTGCCGATCGTCGTCACGATCATTGGTGAGGGGGGGTCTGGGGGAGCGCTGGCGATCGGCGTCGGTGACTGGGTGCAGATGCTGCAGTACTCGACCTATTCGGTGATTTCCCCGGAAGGCTGTGCGTCGATCCTCTGGAAGAGTGCCGAAAAGGCGAGTGAAGCAGCCGAAATCATGGGCATCACCGCGGCGCGGCTGCACTCCTTGGGTTTGATCGACCGCATCGTCAGCGAACCGGCCGGGGGTGCCCATCGTGATCATCAGGCGATGGCGCAGAATCTCCAGCAGGCTTTGCAGGAAGCGCTGCAGCAACTGCAGACGCTGCCGGCAGCCGATCTGCTCAAGGCACGCCTGGACCGCCTGAGGGGCTATGGTCGGGTCACCGAGCAGGCGCAGCGCTGA
- a CDS encoding DNA-3-methyladenine glycosylase 2 family protein: MTPGYWHQASADLALLDPVLATLVGRFAGTALVSRGDPFVTLLRSIVGQQISVQAADSVWARFLAAMPPVVAPAAVLAIEAATLRRCGLSARKVEYVVDLARHFDGGQIHPDRWTTMSDAEITAELTTVRGIGVWTAEMFLIFNQLRPDVFPLDDLGLQKAVAIHYCAGERPGRRLLAEYGERWRPWRSVATWYLWRSLDPLPVEY; this comes from the coding sequence ATGACCCCTGGCTACTGGCATCAGGCCTCTGCAGATCTCGCACTGCTCGACCCGGTACTGGCCACCCTCGTTGGGCGTTTTGCCGGAACCGCGCTGGTTTCGCGTGGTGACCCCTTCGTGACCCTGCTGCGTTCGATCGTCGGTCAGCAGATTTCCGTGCAGGCCGCCGACAGTGTCTGGGCGCGCTTTCTGGCCGCCATGCCGCCGGTGGTTGCCCCGGCCGCGGTGCTTGCCATTGAAGCCGCGACGCTGCGTCGCTGCGGACTGTCGGCGCGCAAGGTCGAGTATGTGGTGGATCTCGCGCGCCATTTCGACGGCGGGCAGATTCACCCTGATCGCTGGACGACGATGAGCGATGCCGAGATCACTGCGGAATTGACCACAGTGCGCGGCATTGGCGTGTGGACCGCCGAGATGTTCCTGATCTTCAATCAGTTGCGTCCAGACGTATTCCCCCTCGATGACCTCGGCCTGCAGAAAGCCGTGGCCATTCACTACTGCGCTGGAGAACGGCCGGGGCGGCGATTGCTTGCCGAGTACGGCGAACGCTGGCGGCCGTGGCGTTCTGTGGCGACCTGGTATCTCTGGCGCAGCCTCGATCCGCTACCCGTCGAATACTGA
- a CDS encoding universal stress protein yields MFQHILLPTDGSQLSRDTAQRAVDFAKAANATITALYAKHPGQESESYGSMVEPAVLAQMVSGSEGKAKEYLGFIKKLCKDAGVACTALAVVSESPWEAIINAAEDHNCDLIFMSKHGRGGLSSLLLGSETYRVLTHSSIPVLVYRPPEIDASRRKAKAREKERKRA; encoded by the coding sequence ATGTTTCAGCATATCTTGCTGCCGACCGATGGCAGCCAACTGTCCCGAGATACCGCACAACGCGCGGTTGACTTTGCCAAGGCGGCCAATGCCACCATCACTGCTCTGTATGCCAAGCATCCCGGACAGGAATCGGAGAGCTATGGCAGCATGGTCGAGCCCGCCGTGCTCGCGCAGATGGTTTCGGGTTCCGAAGGGAAGGCCAAGGAATATCTCGGTTTCATCAAGAAACTGTGCAAGGACGCCGGGGTTGCGTGCACGGCGCTCGCGGTGGTGAGTGAGAGCCCCTGGGAGGCGATCATCAACGCCGCCGAGGACCATAACTGCGATCTCATCTTCATGTCCAAACATGGCCGCGGCGGTCTGTCCTCGCTGCTCCTCGGCAGTGAAACCTACCGGGTGCTGACCCACTCCAGCATCCCGGTTCTCGTCTACCGCCCGCCCGAGATCGACGCAAGCCGCCGCAAGGCCAAAGCCCGCGAAAAGGAACGGAAAAGGGCTTGA
- a CDS encoding SLC26A/SulP transporter family protein — translation MKFKNDKLVGDFWGGLAAMLVALPSAIAFGVTIYASIGPAYAGLGALAGILGATALGLLAPAMGGTNRLITAPCAPAAAVLSAFAIELVQHGVAAPSIVLMLTALGLVSGLVQLMLGFMGIGSLIKYIPFPVVSGYLTGVGLIIIGSQIPKLLGAPGGTAWWRALSSPEMWQWQSALIGAVTAGVMVTAPMLTRVVPAAILGLLAGVLTYFGLATVDESLLVVEGNKLIIGPLGGTASSMFEAITGRWQEIGELKLSQIGSLLGPAFTLAVLLSIDTLKTAVVLDALTRSRHDSNRELIAQGLGNVASACAGGMPGAGQMGATLVNLASGGQTRVSGVVEGIMSLIAFLALGAFIAWIPVGALAGILIVVGIRMIDRHSLHLLESPWTLMDFIVIVAVVAVAVGYSLIAASGVGIALAMFLFIREQLSSTVIRRKMDGGSRFSKRVRLRKDMAILEKEGYQSVILELQGSLFFGTKDQLYTALEPELGKRKYIVLDMRRVQSVDVTAVHLLSQIRDSLIERNAFLIFSSLSHTLPNGRNIAEFFDQMELTTMTDHVKVFGQLDDAVEWVEDQILDQGQSTVPTTEVTALELKDLELFKDHKEETLIDLEAALQRRSLAKDEKVYAFGDPGNELYLIRKGAVRITLPSPVEEGGHHALTYGRGDFFGGMAFLSQMTRLNDATALENTELFVLQREQFITLREEHKRLACTLVEELAKVLALRLRYADKELMAMQE, via the coding sequence ATCAAGTTCAAGAATGACAAGCTGGTCGGCGATTTCTGGGGAGGGTTGGCTGCGATGCTGGTCGCTCTGCCGTCGGCAATCGCTTTTGGCGTCACCATCTACGCCTCGATCGGCCCGGCATACGCCGGCCTGGGTGCCCTGGCCGGGATTCTCGGAGCCACCGCGCTTGGCTTGCTGGCCCCAGCAATGGGGGGAACCAACCGCCTGATTACGGCGCCGTGTGCTCCGGCTGCGGCGGTTCTCTCGGCTTTTGCGATTGAACTCGTACAGCATGGCGTGGCTGCGCCGTCGATCGTACTGATGTTGACCGCGCTCGGCCTGGTTTCAGGGCTGGTGCAACTGATGCTGGGTTTCATGGGGATCGGGAGCCTGATCAAGTACATTCCGTTTCCGGTAGTCAGCGGCTATCTGACCGGTGTTGGTCTGATCATCATCGGCAGTCAGATCCCGAAACTCCTGGGGGCTCCCGGTGGTACGGCGTGGTGGCGGGCACTGAGTTCACCGGAAATGTGGCAGTGGCAGAGCGCGCTCATTGGCGCCGTGACGGCCGGGGTGATGGTCACCGCACCGATGCTCACGCGCGTCGTGCCTGCGGCCATTCTCGGCCTGTTGGCCGGGGTGCTGACCTATTTCGGACTGGCCACGGTCGACGAGTCGCTGCTGGTCGTCGAAGGCAACAAGCTGATCATCGGCCCGCTGGGGGGAACGGCGTCAAGCATGTTCGAGGCGATCACCGGCCGCTGGCAGGAAATCGGCGAACTCAAGCTGAGCCAGATCGGCAGTCTGCTCGGACCGGCTTTTACGCTGGCCGTTCTGCTGTCGATCGACACTCTGAAAACCGCCGTCGTTCTCGATGCCCTGACCCGCAGCCGCCATGATTCCAACCGCGAGTTGATCGCACAGGGTCTTGGCAATGTCGCTTCGGCCTGTGCCGGCGGCATGCCCGGCGCTGGTCAGATGGGGGCGACGCTGGTCAATCTGGCAAGTGGTGGCCAGACCCGCGTCTCCGGGGTCGTCGAAGGGATCATGTCCCTGATCGCCTTTCTCGCCCTGGGGGCGTTCATCGCCTGGATTCCGGTAGGAGCGCTGGCCGGCATCCTGATCGTCGTCGGCATCCGCATGATCGATCGGCACAGCCTGCATCTGCTGGAGTCGCCGTGGACCCTGATGGATTTCATCGTCATCGTGGCGGTGGTCGCCGTGGCGGTCGGTTACAGCCTGATCGCCGCCTCCGGCGTCGGCATCGCCCTGGCGATGTTCCTGTTCATCCGAGAACAACTGAGCAGTACGGTGATTCGCCGCAAGATGGACGGCGGTAGCCGTTTTTCGAAGCGCGTGCGCCTGCGCAAGGACATGGCCATCCTCGAAAAGGAGGGTTACCAGTCGGTCATTCTCGAGTTGCAGGGCAGCCTTTTCTTCGGCACCAAGGACCAGTTGTACACGGCACTGGAACCGGAACTCGGCAAACGCAAGTACATCGTACTCGACATGCGGCGCGTACAGTCGGTCGATGTAACGGCGGTGCATCTCTTGAGTCAGATACGTGATTCGCTGATCGAACGCAATGCTTTCCTGATCTTCAGCAGCCTGTCGCATACCCTGCCGAATGGCCGGAATATTGCCGAGTTCTTCGACCAGATGGAACTGACGACGATGACCGACCATGTCAAGGTATTCGGTCAACTCGATGACGCCGTCGAGTGGGTTGAGGACCAGATACTTGACCAGGGTCAGAGTACCGTGCCGACAACCGAAGTGACGGCACTGGAACTGAAGGATCTCGAACTCTTCAAGGATCACAAGGAAGAGACCCTGATCGACCTGGAAGCAGCCTTGCAGCGACGCTCGCTGGCCAAGGACGAGAAGGTGTACGCGTTTGGCGACCCTGGCAACGAGCTCTATCTGATTCGCAAGGGCGCAGTCCGCATCACGCTGCCGAGCCCTGTCGAAGAAGGCGGCCACCACGCGCTGACCTACGGGCGCGGCGACTTCTTCGGCGGCATGGCTTTCCTGTCGCAGATGACCCGCCTCAACGATGCGACTGCGCTCGAAAATACCGAACTCTTCGTCCTCCAGCGCGAGCAGTTCATCACTCTCAGGGAAGAGCACAAACGTCTGGCGTGTACCCTGGTCGAGGAACTTGCCAAGGTGCTGGCCTTGCGCCTGCGCTATGCCGACAAGGAACTGATGGCCATGCAGGAATAG
- a CDS encoding DUF47 family protein, whose protein sequence is MSNASTASPSFTRRILHRVFPKVPNFFALLAEQSTQVGISAALLVEYMGSGTTEVAKRVVEAEHEGDRLKVRNLTLLNEAFSTPIDREDLHRAIINLDEIINSCKTVVAEMDANLLALKADKYCLEMAVYLKEGAEAVAAGYGRLGSEPKLGRADAEKSDQAVRKLTRTHRRALAELFHDEDFHHIFRRKEIYNQLLGAAERLNICNSTLLDIVVKLC, encoded by the coding sequence ATGTCGAACGCAAGCACCGCATCCCCCTCCTTCACTCGCCGAATCCTGCATCGGGTATTTCCGAAAGTACCCAATTTCTTCGCCCTGCTGGCCGAACAAAGCACGCAAGTCGGGATCAGCGCCGCCCTGCTGGTCGAGTACATGGGTTCCGGCACCACCGAAGTCGCCAAACGGGTGGTCGAGGCCGAACATGAAGGCGACCGCCTCAAGGTTCGCAATCTGACGTTGCTCAATGAAGCTTTTTCGACGCCGATCGACCGTGAGGATCTGCACCGGGCGATCATCAACCTCGATGAAATCATCAACAGTTGCAAGACGGTGGTTGCCGAGATGGACGCGAATTTGCTCGCCTTGAAGGCCGACAAATACTGTCTGGAAATGGCCGTGTACCTCAAGGAAGGCGCCGAGGCGGTGGCCGCCGGGTATGGCCGTCTGGGCAGCGAACCCAAACTCGGCCGCGCCGACGCCGAGAAATCCGACCAGGCGGTCCGGAAGTTGACGCGCACCCACCGACGCGCCCTGGCCGAGCTGTTCCACGACGAGGATTTCCACCATATCTTCCGCCGCAAAGAAATCTACAATCAACTGCTGGGTGCGGCAGAACGTCTGAACATCTGCAACAGCACACTGCTGGACATCGTCGTCAAGCTCTGCTGA
- a CDS encoding inorganic phosphate transporter, giving the protein MSTLLILTILTVVIVLFFDYTNGFHDAANIVATIIASRAMTPVQAVIIVGTFEFLGPLLGGTAVANTIGKFVTLGDVQAVLSLAILISGLVGAIVWNLATWYFGIPSSSSHALVGGLIGAVVVSAGMDNVVWGFSQLMHGQLTGIMKVLASLILSPIIGFWAGFLMLRLLSILLFTATPSANTGLRYAQFVTAAGLAFSHGANDAQKSMGMLTLALLLGGFIPTFEVPFWVMLACAIAITLGILSGGWRIVRTLGFAIYRVRPIHALSSQLTSAAVILTASFIGAPVSTTHVVATSIMGIGSSERPKAVRWKKAKDIAITWVITIPGSALVAIQTFALVNLFIGKV; this is encoded by the coding sequence ATGAGTACATTATTGATTTTGACGATTTTGACTGTCGTCATCGTCCTCTTCTTCGACTATACCAACGGTTTTCATGACGCGGCCAACATCGTGGCGACAATCATCGCGTCGCGAGCGATGACGCCCGTGCAGGCGGTGATCATCGTCGGCACTTTCGAGTTTCTCGGCCCTCTGCTGGGCGGAACGGCGGTCGCCAATACCATCGGCAAGTTCGTCACTCTGGGTGATGTCCAGGCGGTTCTCTCGCTGGCCATCCTGATCAGCGGTCTGGTCGGCGCCATCGTCTGGAACCTCGCGACCTGGTATTTCGGCATTCCATCGTCCTCGTCGCACGCGCTGGTCGGCGGGTTGATCGGCGCTGTCGTCGTCTCTGCCGGCATGGACAATGTCGTATGGGGTTTCTCGCAACTGATGCACGGCCAGTTGACCGGCATCATGAAGGTTCTGGCCAGTCTGATCCTGTCACCGATCATCGGATTCTGGGCGGGTTTCCTGATGTTGCGCCTGCTGAGCATTCTGCTGTTCACTGCCACTCCTTCGGCGAATACCGGTTTGCGCTACGCGCAGTTCGTCACCGCTGCCGGCCTCGCCTTCTCGCACGGCGCCAACGACGCGCAGAAGAGCATGGGCATGCTGACCCTGGCGTTACTGCTGGGCGGATTCATCCCGACCTTTGAAGTGCCCTTCTGGGTGATGCTGGCCTGCGCCATCGCGATTACCCTGGGCATTCTCTCGGGCGGCTGGCGGATCGTTCGCACCCTCGGCTTCGCGATTTACCGCGTCCGCCCGATTCATGCACTCAGTTCGCAACTGACCTCGGCAGCGGTCATCCTCACCGCCTCATTCATCGGTGCGCCGGTGTCGACCACCCACGTCGTCGCGACTTCGATCATGGGCATCGGTTCCTCGGAGCGGCCGAAAGCCGTACGCTGGAAGAAGGCCAAGGACATTGCCATTACCTGGGTCATCACCATCCCCGGCTCGGCACTGGTTGCCATTCAGACATTCGCTCTCGTCAATCTCTTCATCGGAAAGGTCTAA
- a CDS encoding sigma-54-dependent Fis family transcriptional regulator, which yields MKEKSFASLPVFLVDDEESVLHASAAVLHSAGVAHIQMVSDSRELLSMLEGQPASAVLLDLMMPHLSGTKLLPDIVHLYPEVPVIVMTAAQDVETAVRSMKEGAFDYLVKPVEESRLVASVRHALEVHSLRRQMGVLKRYLLSDCLQNNEAFAGIITHSRKMRALFQYLEAVAVSAEPVLISGETGAGKEMFAQALHKLSGLSGQFVQVNVAGLDDTLFSDTLFGHKKGAFTGADQSRPGLIAQAAGGTLFLDEIGDLSMASQVKLLRLLQEHMYFPLGSDVARPSDARVVCATNCKLAQMMRQNHFRSDLFFRLSVHQIEVPPLRQHKEDIPLLLQHFLDEAAAAIHKPAPEPSNELLTLLANYHFPGNVRELRAMVFNAMALHRGGAVLAMDSFRQAIQKQQKTGADDPAVEPSDGLPILIPGRFPTLDEVEEAMVREALKRAKGNQGVAATLLGLSRPALNRRLARRALPPES from the coding sequence ATGAAGGAAAAATCCTTTGCCAGCCTGCCCGTTTTTCTCGTCGATGACGAGGAGTCGGTCCTGCACGCCAGTGCAGCCGTATTGCACAGTGCGGGCGTTGCCCACATCCAGATGGTCAGCGACAGCCGGGAACTGCTGTCAATGCTCGAGGGGCAACCGGCAAGCGCCGTGCTGCTCGACCTGATGATGCCGCATCTCAGCGGTACCAAGCTGCTGCCGGACATCGTTCACCTCTACCCGGAAGTGCCGGTGATCGTCATGACCGCCGCCCAGGATGTCGAAACCGCCGTGCGCAGCATGAAGGAAGGGGCATTCGACTACCTCGTCAAGCCGGTAGAGGAAAGTCGCCTGGTGGCGAGCGTTCGCCATGCCCTGGAAGTGCACTCGCTGCGTCGGCAGATGGGAGTGCTGAAGCGCTACCTCCTGTCGGACTGCCTGCAGAACAACGAGGCCTTTGCCGGCATCATCACCCACAGCCGCAAGATGCGAGCGCTCTTTCAGTACCTCGAAGCGGTGGCTGTGTCTGCCGAGCCAGTGCTGATCTCCGGCGAGACCGGTGCCGGCAAGGAGATGTTCGCGCAAGCCTTGCACAAGCTCAGCGGCCTGAGCGGACAGTTCGTGCAGGTCAATGTAGCCGGCCTCGACGACACGCTCTTTTCGGACACCCTGTTTGGTCACAAGAAAGGCGCTTTCACCGGCGCCGACCAGTCACGGCCCGGGCTGATCGCCCAGGCTGCCGGCGGCACGCTGTTCCTCGACGAGATCGGCGACCTGTCGATGGCCTCGCAGGTCAAACTGCTGCGCCTGCTGCAGGAACACATGTACTTCCCGCTGGGATCGGATGTCGCCCGTCCCAGTGACGCACGCGTGGTTTGTGCGACCAACTGCAAGCTGGCACAGATGATGCGCCAGAACCACTTTCGCTCGGACCTCTTTTTTCGGCTGTCGGTGCACCAGATCGAGGTGCCGCCACTGCGCCAGCACAAGGAGGACATCCCGCTGTTGCTGCAACACTTTCTCGACGAGGCTGCGGCTGCGATCCACAAACCCGCCCCGGAGCCCTCGAACGAACTCCTCACCCTGCTCGCCAACTATCATTTTCCCGGCAACGTGCGCGAACTGCGGGCCATGGTTTTCAACGCCATGGCCCTGCATCGCGGGGGGGCGGTGCTGGCCATGGACAGCTTCCGCCAGGCGATCCAGAAGCAGCAGAAGACGGGCGCCGACGATCCGGCGGTGGAACCATCCGACGGCTTGCCGATCCTGATTCCGGGGCGCTTTCCCACCCTCGACGAGGTTGAAGAGGCGATGGTCAGGGAAGCGCTCAAGCGCGCCAAGGGCAATCAGGGGGTCGCTGCGACCCTGCTCGGGCTGTCACGTCCGGCACTCAACCGACGCCTGGCACGGCGCGCACTGCCACCCGAATCCTGA